The nucleotide sequence ACGAGCGCCAGCAGGTCCACCCCCGAGGGGTGCCGGACCGTTCTCAGCGCGTCCAGGGCTTGGGAGGCGGCTCGCAGCCCTGTCGCGTTGGTGCGAGCCAGCAGAAGTACTCGGCCGGGCTGGCCCTGCGCGATGTCGGGCCAGTCCTGTCCGGCGTCCGTTCCGCCCAGCGCCGCCGCGAACGTGGTCGCGCCGGCGCCTCCGTGAGCGCTGACCCAGCTGGCATCGACGGCGGGCGGGGCGGGCGACGCGGTGTCGCCGCCCTGGTCGCGGTCGGCTCGCGGACGGGGTATCGCGGGGACCGTGACAGGTACTGGAGGTGAGGGCCTGACAGGCGCAGCAGCCGGGGCAGGGATCTGGTCCGGGGAGAGAGGCCCCTGGCGGAGCGCTTCGTCCAGCGAGGGATGCTGCGGGTACGGCGCCGCGGGAGCGCGGGACGAGGGCGGTTCCTGAGGGGCGGACACCGGCCCGCGAACCCATACGTCCGACGGGGACGTCGCGGCCGAGGCGCTCATCGTGGGCATCTCCTCTTCTCCGGGCTGTGGTTCAGGGCACGCGGGACACAGGATCGGCAGCGGTGATCCCGAGTGTCGTGAAGGCGAGCGGGGCGGCTGTACGGACGGCGGTTCTCTCCTCGCGGCGTGGCTCTCACCAGGTCGCTGCGGATGGTCCGCGTTCTCCTCGATCTGCGCGTCGCGCTCCCTACGACAGCCACCTACGGCCCATACCTGTTGCGCAGTTCACTCCCGACCGCAATTGATCTGGATTGAACTGCGTGGGCCCGGACGACGTTGCCGACCACGTACGCATCCGCGCGACACAGGTCCGTCACACGGAGCAGGGCTCGCACGGGGAGTCCGTCCGTGGACCACACGGCGGACCTCGTCCGAGAAGGACTCCAGGAGGGGATGAACCGGTGCGTAGAGGCGCTGGAGAAAGCGCGTCGACGCCAGAGGGTCAGGCCCGGCAGAGTCTGTCGCGGCTGACGCCCGGCGCGTTCGACCGCCTGAACGAGGACGGCGACGGCGGGAACGCCTTCCCCCTCGACCGGCCGGACTCGGCCGCGGCCCGGGGCCGCTTGCCGTGGGAACGGGACGGCAGCATGGAGTCCTTGGCCGGCCCGAAGCCGCATGGCAACGCGGTGCGCCTGGCTTCGGCGACCTGTGGGGCGCGGCCCGACGCCGTGCGCGAAGCCGCCTGCGTTTCCCGAGCACCGCGGCCGTTCTCCTGAGCCACCCGAGTCATGTCGCAGGAGGGCCGGGTCTCCGGCTCCGCCGCGTGCGCCTGCCTGTCCCGCAGACACTGAAGAACAGTGAGGTCTCCATGTTCCCGAAGCCGACCGGCCCCACGACGGACACCGGGAAGGACGACGCCCCGCCCCTGCCGCAGTGCAATGTCTTCATCTCGACCGACGGCAACGTGGCAGTCGACGGACAGCGCATCGAGGTGGCGGGCAGCTCCGCCCAGACTGCCGCCCTCGACCACCTGCATCAGCTCGCCATGGCCATGGAAATGCCCGTCGAGGCATCGGTACTCGACCAGCAACGACGCTCAGCCTTGCTGATCAGGGTCCGACCGGACGGCGCGAGCGAACTCATCGACGCCCCCTTGTCCCTGGACGATCCCGAAGCACCCGTCCAGGCACCCCCGGCCCAGCAACCCCCGGCCCAGACACCCGTACCCCAGACACCCCCAGCCCAGACACCCCTGCCCCAAGCACCCGTGCCCCAGGCGCCTCCGCCCCGGCCACCCCTGGCTCCGGCAGCCCCGGCGCAGGTGCCGCAGCCTCACATGCCGCCAGGTCTGACGCCTTCGGCCGGAGTCAGAACCCCGTACGACCGCCCCGCCGAAGCCGATCGCGCTTCGGATCCCGCTCCTTCCGCGACCAACCCGTACCTGTCTCCGCCGAAGAGGGACTACACCGACACCGACACCGCCATGCTGACGCCGGTCACGTCGGCGACCGGGCTCGACCTCCACGACGGTGGTACGGGTGAACACCGACACGGCGCTGAGCAGTGGTCCGCTCCGGTCACGGCCCCCAAGGTTCCGGTCGGCCAGTCCCGTCCGGGGCCGTCCGCTGCAAAAGCCCCCGACCCGACGCCGCGTGCGCCGGCCCTCCACGACACCCGGATGCGCGCCCAAGAGCGGGCACAGACGCCCATGCCCGCTCGGGAACCGGCCCACGCACCGGCATCGCCCCCGCACTCACCGCGCCCGTCGTCTCTCGCGGCACCCTCCGGAGAACCCCGACGAGCGGTGCCGCGTGGCCGGCCGGAAGCAGAATCCCAGGAACCTCACCACACGACCACGCTGCGCCGCGCAGACCTGCCGTCAGCCCGCATGCACGAAGCCGTTGCGCAACAGGTCGCGCCCACCGCACCGGAGCTCGTCCACGCGCCCGGCTCGCCCCCCGCTGGTCCTCACGCTCCCGTCGCCGTTCCCATCCCGCCGAGCCTGGCCGAAGGAGTGGCCCTGGTCTGCGAGGCCGTGACAACCGGCGACCTGGGCCTGGCCAGGAACCGGGCGTCCACGCTGGAGACGCAGGCAGCCCGCGAGTTCGGACCCGAGCACCTCTACGCTGTGGAAACCTGCGCTCTGTCCGCCTACGTGGCCCACCTGAGCGGGGACCACAGCGCGGCCACGGCGCTCTCGTTGCGCGCGGCCGAGCTGAGAAATCGACAGGGCGACCAGCGCGCCCAGGAGGACATCGAACGTGCCGCCGCCACCTGGGAGTTGCTGAACTCCCCCCGCACCGCCGTACCGCTCGGCAGGCAGCTGCTGCACCTGTGGAACTTGATCAGCTCTGACGACGGCACCGGGGGACGCAAGTCGGTCGAGCGACGCCTGTCCGCCTTCTCCCGCGTATCCGCTCCGGCCTTCGCCGCCGCCCTGGCCAGCGGCGAGACCGCGGACCCGTCACGCTCAGAGGAGGGAATCGCACACCACTGGTGAGAGGCGCCGATCGGGGCGACCGCTGCCCCACTCCGGCAGACACCCGGGCGGGCGCCAGGGCGCCAGGGCGCCAGGTTGCGAGGGAGACGCCGGACCGTCTGCCACGGCGTGACGGGGAGTGGACAACCCTCCTCTCGATTACGCTCGCCGTCGTCCCCACGGTCACGAGCCGCGTACTGGCCTCGACTCGAGCAGGTCCTCGAAGCGGCGGGCAAAGAGATAGGCGTCGCCGGGCCAGCGTGCCGACACGTAATTCTCGTCGCGCACGACGAACGCTGCCGAGTCATCGGCCATGGTCCCTCTCTTGGAGAAAATGACATTCCCTCGCCGGAACTGCTCGTCAGGTTTTTCGAGCGCAGCTCTGACTTCGTCCTCAACATAAAGCGGTGATGTCCGGTAGTATTTGCCGAGCCGCCACGATGTCAGAAAGTAGGCGGCTCGTTCCAGATATTTGGGAAGACATGTTGTGTTTCGGAGGGCCAGGACGCTTTTTTGAGTAGCAGGGTCTCTTGTACGCGCGAGGACCAGAACCCCGTGGCAGATCGCACCCACAGGCCGATTCAGCGACCAGAATTTCGAAACCTTCTCCTGCAGCAGTTCGGATTCGAGAAACTGTCGCATACCGGGCGCATGCCCACCGGGCAAGATAAGGCCATCAAATTCGCCGGGTTCGATTTCGTTCCATCCAAGCGTCGAGGCAAATCCTCCGGACCGCACCAAGCGCATATAAATGGATTTGGCATCCGGCTCGGCCCCCATCCGGCCGAACATCACACCTGTCAATAGACGCGGATCAGCTTCAGGTATCGTTCCTGCGGACTCAGTGGCAAAAATTACCTCATGCCCGGCATCCCTGAGGATGTGCCAGGGGACCGCAACTTCAGTCACATCGAAGTCATGGTCGGGAAGCGGTATGAGCACGCGCATGGACTGCTCCTCACAGCGGCTTAAAAATCCATCATGTCTCGCAAAGATAACCGGCCCGGACTGCTGGGTCCATTGGTTCAGCAACTGTTGCTCACGGACTCGCGTGGCCCTTGCCGGGAGTCAGTGGACGCCGACATCAATTGAGTCTCTTCAGATGTATCCGAGACGTCTTACGGAGTTCCAGGCCCAACCGTAAATGGACGGCCTCGGCCAGCGCGACGAACGTGTATTTCAGAAGGGGAGGGGCAGCGGTCGGCTATTACGGGAAATTCACCCGAGCGGGCCGCAGAGCAGCATCGGCACCGCACCCGGCCATAATTGCCTCGGCCCGGTAAACCTGTGCGGCCCGGTGAACCTGTGCGGCCGGCTCTCAGCGCCCTCACCGCAGTCGCCGGCCCAGGGCGCCGAGGATGTCTCCAGTGCCACTGCGCGGACTGAGTGGTCGCGACCGTCCGGGCTCCGACGGTGGTCTCGACGCTGGTGGCGTGCATACCGGCCCCAGGCCGAACGCACTGGTCCACCCTCGGGCGCAACAGCCTCAACTGGCCTGCGCCGTCGGTCACTTGCGGCCGGATCGGCGATCGTCACATCCGCCGCCGGACATGCAATCTCCCTGGTCACAGCCGCCTTCCACACGGTGGGACACCACATGGAGGGCGTGACTGGCGATGGCGTGCAACATCCATAAACTACTCATCAACGGGACGTAAACGATCTGCTGATTGCCTTGGCCGGGAAACGACCCCTGCCGAACTCGACGTGCGCGGTACGGGTTTCCGCCACAAGCCCCGCACGGCCCCTCGCCACGGGATGAGCCGGGTTCCGGCACGCCGACTGTCCGCACCAGAAATCCCAACACCATGAACACACCTGAGACTGCCCTCAAGAGCCCCGCAATCGGCTCCGACCTGCTGGACGCCATGATGGCCGAGCACGCCCCCGCTGTCATCGCCTACGCGGAGAAAATTCTCCGGGATCGACACCTGGCGGAGGACATCGCCCAGGAGGCATTCATCCGGGCGTGGCCGCACACGGAACGGCTCTGTTCCACCGCCGGCTCCATCCGCGGCTGGCTGCTGACCGTGACCCGCAACCTGATCATCGACCGATCACGCAGTTCCATGGCGCGTAAAGAAGTGGTCGGGGCGCAAGGGCAAGAGACGATGCTGCCAGATCACGCCGAATCCATCGCTACCTCGATAGAGATTCTCGCACTGCTGCACGGCCTCACCCATGAACACCGGGAGGTCGTCCTGCATCTCTATGTGTTCGAGCACAGTGTGCGGGAAACCGCCGCACTGATCGGCATACCCGTCGGCACCGTGAAATCTCGCCATCATTACGCGCTCAACGCCCTCAGATCAAGCTTCGCCAGAGAACAAGACCCATCAGTCTGAAGAAGGTACCCGACACGGTGACCCAAATCGGCGCTGGAACCGTTGGTTCTTATATGTACCGCATGGAATGGACCGAACTCGTGGAACTGCTGCTCCGTCGCCGTGTGGCCGCCTTCCAGGACAGCCACCTCACAAACACCGCGTCGATGCACGACTGGCGCCGGGCACGCGCCGCCGCAGAAGCCGCGGTCCAGCACGCGGTGCGGCACGGGGAACGCGTGGTCCTGGTCTCAGACGTGGTGCGACAGGCCGAGGAGCAGTTCACGCTGCGGCTGTCGAATCACATGGCCTCGCTCGTTCTCAAAGAACGGATCGCGTCGCACTGTGGTCTGACGACAGACGCCGTTGACCGCTGAACAACTCCCCCTCCGCCGCAGACCTGACGGCGGCCTGGCCCGAGGACGGGCCAGGCCGGGGAATTCATCGACACGAGACAGACCATGTGCCACGGACGCCCGATGTCACGATCCGCGCGTCAGACTCCTACGTCGACGTAGTGTTTTCCTTGGTCGTTCTCTACGATCAGGGATTTCACGTGGTCGATGGGTATGGCGGCGGAGCCGGAGAGGTTTTGGCTGTCGCCTTGTGTCGTGGGCTGGTGGTCTGCCACTACCCAGCTGCCGGCGATCTCGCGCTCGCCTGTGGTCGACAGGACGATCAGCCGGCATTTCTCGCCGGGCTGGAGTCCGGCGACCGTGGCGTCGACGCGGACCCATCCCGCGGCCGGTGTCAGGGTCGCTTTCATCGTGGCCCGGGTCGCCGGGTCCGTCGCGGAGCCTGTCCAGGTCGCGTCGCCGGGGTCTTCGGCGGACCTGGACGCGAGGGTGTCGGGGGAGGTGTGTGTCTGGCCTGCGAGGTATCCGCCGCTGAGCAGTACGCCGGCCAGGGCCGCGGCGACGAGGCCGGTCACGAGCGTCCTGCGGCGCTGGATGACCGTGTGTTCCTGACGTGCCTGGCGCAGGGTGCGCTGGAGCAGCAGATCGCCGTCCTCGGGCGGCCCGTCCAGGAAGAACTCAGGCGGTACCTCCCCGAGTTCGGCCTCGAGTGCCCTCAGATCGGCCAGCTCCACTTGGCATACCTCGCACGCCTCGATCTGTTCCTCAAGCCTGGCTCGCTCGTCGGCGTCGAGCAGGCCCAGCGCGTGGGCGCCGAGCAGTACGTCATGGGAGTGCTCCTGCGTGGTCACACTGCCACCTTCCGAAGCTGGACGTCGCTGCCGGGCTTGCCCACATACACCTTGCGCAGGGCTTTCAGAGCGTGATGGGCCCGGGACTTGACGGTACCCTCCGGGATGCCGAGCCGTACCGCGGCCTCGGCGGCACTGCGCCCGTGATAGTAGACCTCCATCAAGACGTTCCGCTGGTCGGGCTTGAGCTGGGCGAGAGCATCCATCAAGACGATCGACTCGACGACGTTGTCTGAGTGGTCCTGCTGCACCGGGACCGTCGTCTCGCTCTCCGCCACCTCCGTCGGACGGGCGGCCCTGGCACGGTAGCGGTCCGCGACGAGGTTGCGGGTCACCGTGATCAGCCACCCCCGCAACGACCCCTGCGGGTTGGACACGACCTCCGGATGGCGCCACGCACGGATCAGGGTCTCCTGGACCACGTCCTCCGCTATCAGCCGGTCACCCGTCAGACGCGTCGCGTACGCCAGCAGTGCCCGGCCGTGCTCCGCGTACAGAGCCCTGATGACCGCTTCGTGACTCGTGGCTTTTGTGGCACGCGGCCGCAGGATCGCCATTCACTGTCTCCCCATGTGTCCCCGCTGGTTCGACAGACACATCGAGCAACACACCCCCCAGGTTCACCCACCCCCCGTGACATGCACCACTCGACAACTCCTGCTTCCGAATGGCTGGTTGAGACCGGTCACGTTCTCACAGGGGGCCGGCCTGGAGCAGCCTTCGGAATGGCAAGCCGACGACTCGGGCGGCACCGCGGCCCCGCTCCGCCGGTGAAGGGCGGAGCCGGGCGACGGCCTCCCCGTCCAGGCGCGGGGGCCGGATGCCGAGAGGGCGCACCACCGTCCGCTGCCGAGGCCGAGCCGATGACTCGCCGCGGCAGACCCGGCATCCGCGTGTCACTACGGTGACCAGGCGACGGCGGTTCGATGCACACCAGAGCCGGCCGGAAAAGCGACGGCATGACCGAATCCCGATCAGCATGGCCCACCCGCTCCCGCCTCCGCGAAAAGGAGTGAACTCACTTTCCCCACTGCGCCGTATGTGTCCGTAGACGGCAGCCGATCTTGACGGAGCGCATGGTGAACAACACGTACCCCCTGCACGAGCCGCAGGCAGAGCGCGGGTTTCCTACGTCACGCCGACGCTTCCTCGCGGTCCTCGGGACCGTAACCGCCGGGCTGCCGCTGCTTGGGGCATGCGGGGCGGCCGCGGGCGGACCCGCGGCCTCGGCCCCCCGGGGCTCGATGGATGACGCAACGCCCAGAGTCCGGGTGTCACAGGAGCCCTTCCCGGGAGGGGTGGTGAAGCGGACCTCCTTCCCGATCACAGCGGTCGGCCTCACCTGGACCGGTTCACCGCGCGGGGTGCGGCTGCGGCTGATCGACCGCAGCGGCAGGCCTGGTGCCTGGCAGGACGTCACCGCCGGATGCCCTTGCGGGAAAGACACCGAGATCTTGGGCACGAAATCGACAACCCCGCCGAACCGAGCGCTCGTACCGGCTCACGGCAGCTACGGCTACCAGCTCGACGTCGACCCCGGGGTGAAGGTCGTCGAGGCGATCGCCATCGACGCGGGACGCCTCGGGAGAAAGCAGCGACCCACTCCGTCGGACACCCCGTCGAAAAGCGACCCGGCGAAGACCCCCGGCACCTCGGGCTCGGGCGCTCTCGCCTTCCCGCCGCCCGGCCTGATGCTTCGCGCGGATTGGGGTGCCGACGAGGCGAAGCGCCTGACCGCGGACGGGCGTGAGTCGTCGCCCACCCGCTTCACCCAGATACAGGCGATCACCGTCCATCACACCGCCACGCCCGTGGACGACCCCGACCCCGCCGCCACCGTACGAGCCATCTACGAACAGCACGCCACCTCGAACGACTGGGGCGACATCGGTTACAACTTTCTGATCGACCACCAGGGCACCGTCTACGAAGGCCGATACAGCGGCACGGATGGCATACCCGCACACAACGCGGACGACGAGGTCGTCACCGCATTCCACACCTTCGGTTTCAACCCCGGGAACATTGGCATCGCCCTGCTGGGGGACTTCAACAAGGAACAGCCGCCACCCCGGATGCGTGACGCCCTGGTCCGGCTGACGGCCTCCCTCGCCGCGCGGCACAAGCTGGATCCGCTTGCCGGCATCACCTACCTCAGTCCCACCAGCGGCAAGTCCACCGGCGGACCCGCCCTCGGCGGCCACCAGGACTGGACATCCACCGAATGTCCCGGCTCAGCCGAGTATCTGGACCTCCCGACCGTGCGTGAACGGGTGGCTCAGCTCACCCTGTGACCGCACCCTCGTCAGCGCGCTTGCGCACCCATGCCGTGCGGGGCGGACGAACCAACACCGACCCGGTCCTCTCCAGGATCCGCCGTCCGCCCCCAGACCGGCCGCGGCCGATCTCCCGGCTGACGGTGGAGGAGCTGCGGCCCGGTTCGGCGACGATCGCGCGGGGTCTCGCGATGGGTACCGACCACCGGCCGGATCATGTTCCCGGACAGCACCGCCCACCACGTCTCACATGTTGTTGGGCTGTGGAGGAAGGGCCAACCGTGCCTCGTCGGATGCCGTGTCCGGCTCCGGCAGATCGGCTGATCCACCGAGCCCGTGCAGCCTGGCACGGAGGCCCTCGATATCAGCGTGGTTGAGTTGTTCCAAGATGCAGAGCCCGTCGTTCCACACTGCGCGAGCCGCACGAGGGTCGCCCAGGCTCAGGTGCGTGTCCCCGAGGCGTTTGAGGATGTCGGCGGTCAGCCAGGGGAAGCCGCCCCGCCGGTAGAGACCGAGGGCGCTGCGGTAGGCGGTGACAGCCAGCTCGTATTGGCCGAGGTTGTGGTGGGCGCTGCCGATGCTGTCCCAGGTCTGCGCGGACCCGGTGACGCAGTCGAGCTCCTGGCACAGTACGAGGGCCTGTTGGCTGTGCTCGAGGGCCTGCTGATGCTGTCCGAGCAGTGCGTGGCACCATCCGACCGCGTTGAGCGCTGCGGCCAGTGCGCGTGAGCCACGGCTGTCGTCGGCATCCAGATCGTCGTGCATTCGGAGGAACGCGAGGAACCGCTGAGCGGCGGTGAGTGAGGCTTCGGGCTCGCCTTGCTGCTCAGCAGACCAGGCCAACGTGCGATAGCTCTCGGCGCAGGCATGTGTGTCGCCGGCCTCGACGGACAGTTCGATGGCATGACGGGCATGCGCCTCCGCCTCGTTGAAGCGTCCCAGACCTGCCGTGGCGGTAGCGAGACCGTTGTGGATGTGAGCTTGGGCAACCCGGTCGTCCAGCCGACGCGCTGCGGCCATGGCGGTGTGATGCACGGCCTCCATCTCCTTCGACAATCCCCGCCAGTGCAGTTGGTTGGCCATGGACCAGGCGAGTTGCCAGCAGTGGACGTCGTAGTGGTGGATGGCGGCCAGTTCCACGGCGGCGAGGAGCGCCGCCTGCTCTGCGGCGAACCATCGCGTGGCCTTCACGGTGTCGCCGCCGAAATCCTCGATGCACACCCCATCGACCGCGGGGCCCATCGGGATCAGTGCGCGTTCGGCGGTCAAGGCCAGTGCCGTGCGGGCGGTGTGCAGGTAGTGGTCGAGAAGGCGGTGACGTACGGTCCGCGCCTCGTCGGGTGAATCGAGGGTCTGGGTGAGTTCGGCCGCATAGGCGCGCAGCAGGTCATGGGCCGTGTAGCGGCCGGCGACAGGTTCGCCGAGGAGGTGGGTCTCGAGCAGTTCGGAGAGGAGCTTCCTGGCATGCGACACGGGGACGGCGACCAGGCTGGCGGCGGAAAGGAGAGTGACCTGGGGTCCCGGGTGCAGGGCGAGGAGACGGAACAGGCGAGCTGCCCCGGGGGTGAGAGCGTGGTACGACCAGGAGAAGACGGCACGGATGTCGGCTGCGGTGTCGGTGTCGTGGAAGGCGTCGAGACTCCTGGCGTGTTCCTGCAGTTCCGCTGCGACGACGGCAAGGGGGAAAGGAGTTCGGGTGGCCGCGCGGGCAGCGGTGACGGCCAGGGCCAGGGGAAGCCGGGCACAGCGGGTGACAATCTCGTCGACCGCGTTCGGTTCGGCAGCGATACGGTCATGGCCGAGGCGACTTGCGAGGAGGGCGCGGGCCTCGTGCTTGGTGAGGACATCGAGGTTGACGGGGTGGGCGCCGTTGAGGGCTATGAGTCCGGTGAGCCGGTTGCGGCTGGTGACGATGGCGAGGCAGCCAGATGTTCCGGGCAACAGGGGCCGTATCTGTGCGGCGTCGCGGGCATTGTCCAGCAGCACGAGTACCCGTCTGTCGGCGAGGAGAGTGCGGTACAGCGCGGCGAGCGCGTCCATGTCCCTCGGCAGGGCGCCCGGATCGGCGCCCAGCGATATCAGCAGAGTTCGCAGCGCGGCTTCCGGACCGACCGGCATACCGGCCGGGTCGTAACCGCGTAGGTTCAGATAGAGCTGGCCGCCGGGATAACGGTCGGCGATCCGGCGGGCCCAGTGAACTGCGAAGGCGGTCTTGCCCACGCCGGCCATTCCCGCGACGGCAATGACCGTCGCAGCCCCGTCCGAAGGGAGCCCGGCGATCTCGTCCAACTCCGCAGTCCTGCCGACGAACGTTCCGATACCGAGGGGGAGTTGCGCCGGAACGACTGTGGCGGCGGCGAATTGCGGGGCGGGAGCCCGAGGTGCCGCAGGGGCGGGCCTGGCCGCGGCGGCCGACGGAGTGAGGAGTGCGGGATCGGCACGCAGGACGTGCCGGTACGTAACTTGCAGACCAAGGCTGGGATCGACTCCGAGCTCGTCCGCGAGCAGCGTCTGCGCCTCCCGGTAGGTCTCAAGGGCTGCTGCCTGGCGACCTGACCGGTACAGGGCGAGCATCAGCAACTCCCGGAATCGCTCGTCCAGCGGATACTGGGACACCAGTCCGGTCAGTTCCGCGGCAGCCTTCTCAGGCAATCCGAGGTCCAGTTCGGCAGCGGCAAGAGAGGCCTGCGCGGACAGACGCAACTCACCGAGCCGTTGCCTCTGGGTTTGCGCGTACTCGCCGGCAACTCCGGCCAGCGCCGTCCCTCGCCACAGAGCCAGTGCCTCCCGCATAGCCTCGGCTGCATGCTCGGTGTCTCCCGCCCGTCGGGCTCCTTCGGCTCGGGAGACCAATTCGCGGAAGGCTGCGAGGTCCGACTGGCCGGGAGCTGTCAGGAGCTGGTAGCCGCTCCCCGTGTAGCGGATCACCGACGTTGCCGAGGCTCCGGCAGGCTCCAGCGCCTTGCGCAGCCGGTGAATGTACGTGCGCAACACACCCGCGGCCGACGCCGGCACCCTGACACCCCACACCGCGCTGACCAGTTCACACGAGGGCACCGGTGAACCGTCGGCCAGGAGCAGCGCCGCCACAACCAACCTCTGCTGCGGGGGACCGAGGTCGATCTCGTCCAGACCCCGCCACGCCCTGACGGGCCCTAGCAGCGCAAACCGCAACTCCTCGTTCAACGAGGCTTCCTCCCCAAATTTCCCTGCCCGCAAAGGGTAAGTGCTGGCTCTCAGGAGAAACCAGGTGAACGTCCCGGTTCCCGAACTGGAACATATCGCACAAGGTGGCAGGGGAGAGCTCCTCTCGACGGGGCGCAGTTCAGGACTCGTGACGCCGCCGCTCGTCTGTCATCCCGTGCCGAACGCGGCGTCGACCTGCTTGTTTCACGACAACAGGAAGAGTTGAACCCCATCCGTGTGCGGGCCGTAGAGGTAATCGAGAGCCCGCGTATGTGCGCGCTGTCAGGAAGATGACCGATTTCTTTAAGGAGCTTCAAATGTCTCATGCGCGAATTACGGCATGTGCTGTGATCGCCATGGTCGCGACCCTGACCATGACCGCTTGCGGAGCCGACTCTGAAGGGAGTCCCGCAAAGATCGACAAGAAGGACGCAGTCGCCGGGTCGGACAGTGACACCATTGTCCCTCTCGTTCCCGCTCCGGAAAAGCCGGACAGCGGAGACAACTCTGACGTTCTCGAGAG is from Streptomyces rishiriensis and encodes:
- a CDS encoding AfsR/SARP family transcriptional regulator, which encodes MNEELRFALLGPVRAWRGLDEIDLGPPQQRLVVAALLLADGSPVPSCELVSAVWGVRVPASAAGVLRTYIHRLRKALEPAGASATSVIRYTGSGYQLLTAPGQSDLAAFRELVSRAEGARRAGDTEHAAEAMREALALWRGTALAGVAGEYAQTQRQRLGELRLSAQASLAAAELDLGLPEKAAAELTGLVSQYPLDERFRELLMLALYRSGRQAAALETYREAQTLLADELGVDPSLGLQVTYRHVLRADPALLTPSAAAARPAPAAPRAPAPQFAAATVVPAQLPLGIGTFVGRTAELDEIAGLPSDGAATVIAVAGMAGVGKTAFAVHWARRIADRYPGGQLYLNLRGYDPAGMPVGPEAALRTLLISLGADPGALPRDMDALAALYRTLLADRRVLVLLDNARDAAQIRPLLPGTSGCLAIVTSRNRLTGLIALNGAHPVNLDVLTKHEARALLASRLGHDRIAAEPNAVDEIVTRCARLPLALAVTAARAATRTPFPLAVVAAELQEHARSLDAFHDTDTAADIRAVFSWSYHALTPGAARLFRLLALHPGPQVTLLSAASLVAVPVSHARKLLSELLETHLLGEPVAGRYTAHDLLRAYAAELTQTLDSPDEARTVRHRLLDHYLHTARTALALTAERALIPMGPAVDGVCIEDFGGDTVKATRWFAAEQAALLAAVELAAIHHYDVHCWQLAWSMANQLHWRGLSKEMEAVHHTAMAAARRLDDRVAQAHIHNGLATATAGLGRFNEAEAHARHAIELSVEAGDTHACAESYRTLAWSAEQQGEPEASLTAAQRFLAFLRMHDDLDADDSRGSRALAAALNAVGWCHALLGQHQQALEHSQQALVLCQELDCVTGSAQTWDSIGSAHHNLGQYELAVTAYRSALGLYRRGGFPWLTADILKRLGDTHLSLGDPRAARAVWNDGLCILEQLNHADIEGLRARLHGLGGSADLPEPDTASDEARLALPPQPNNM
- a CDS encoding peptidoglycan recognition protein family protein, with product MKRTSFPITAVGLTWTGSPRGVRLRLIDRSGRPGAWQDVTAGCPCGKDTEILGTKSTTPPNRALVPAHGSYGYQLDVDPGVKVVEAIAIDAGRLGRKQRPTPSDTPSKSDPAKTPGTSGSGALAFPPPGLMLRADWGADEAKRLTADGRESSPTRFTQIQAITVHHTATPVDDPDPAATVRAIYEQHATSNDWGDIGYNFLIDHQGTVYEGRYSGTDGIPAHNADDEVVTAFHTFGFNPGNIGIALLGDFNKEQPPPRMRDALVRLTASLAARHKLDPLAGITYLSPTSGKSTGGPALGGHQDWTSTECPGSAEYLDLPTVRERVAQLTL
- a CDS encoding type 1 glutamine amidotransferase domain-containing protein — protein: MRVLIPLPDHDFDVTEVAVPWHILRDAGHEVIFATESAGTIPEADPRLLTGVMFGRMGAEPDAKSIYMRLVRSGGFASTLGWNEIEPGEFDGLILPGGHAPGMRQFLESELLQEKVSKFWSLNRPVGAICHGVLVLARTRDPATQKSVLALRNTTCLPKYLERAAYFLTSWRLGKYYRTSPLYVEDEVRAALEKPDEQFRRGNVIFSKRGTMADDSAAFVVRDENYVSARWPGDAYLFARRFEDLLESRPVRGS
- a CDS encoding anti-sigma factor family protein; amino-acid sequence: MTTQEHSHDVLLGAHALGLLDADERARLEEQIEACEVCQVELADLRALEAELGEVPPEFFLDGPPEDGDLLLQRTLRQARQEHTVIQRRRTLVTGLVAAALAGVLLSGGYLAGQTHTSPDTLASRSAEDPGDATWTGSATDPATRATMKATLTPAAGWVRVDATVAGLQPGEKCRLIVLSTTGEREIAGSWVVADHQPTTQGDSQNLSGSAAIPIDHVKSLIVENDQGKHYVDVGV
- a CDS encoding sigma-70 family RNA polymerase sigma factor, translating into MNTPETALKSPAIGSDLLDAMMAEHAPAVIAYAEKILRDRHLAEDIAQEAFIRAWPHTERLCSTAGSIRGWLLTVTRNLIIDRSRSSMARKEVVGAQGQETMLPDHAESIATSIEILALLHGLTHEHREVVLHLYVFEHSVRETAALIGIPVGTVKSRHHYALNALRSSFAREQDPSV
- a CDS encoding DUF6668 family protein, which gives rise to MPTMSASAATSPSDVWVRGPVSAPQEPPSSRAPAAPYPQHPSLDEALRQGPLSPDQIPAPAAAPVRPSPPVPVTVPAIPRPRADRDQGGDTASPAPPAVDASWVSAHGGAGATTFAAALGGTDAGQDWPDIAQGQPGRVLLLARTNATGLRAASQALDALRTVRHPSGVDLLALVLVADAPGRLPLELTRRVRVLRSAARTFHIPWIPEWRVGEPAAKVPKAVRELAAILPPVRPTPKDGQ
- a CDS encoding sigma-70 family RNA polymerase sigma factor, with translation MAILRPRATKATSHEAVIRALYAEHGRALLAYATRLTGDRLIAEDVVQETLIRAWRHPEVVSNPQGSLRGWLITVTRNLVADRYRARAARPTEVAESETTVPVQQDHSDNVVESIVLMDALAQLKPDQRNVLMEVYYHGRSAAEAAVRLGIPEGTVKSRAHHALKALRKVYVGKPGSDVQLRKVAV